The genomic DNA AACGCTCCAGCGCTGCTTGGCGATGCCGCCTTCCACCATGAGGTCGACAATCAGCTTCAGCTCGTGAAGTACCTCGAAGTACGCCACCTGCGGCTGGTAGCCGGCTTCGGTGAGGGTTTCGAAGCCGTACTGGATCAGCTGCGACGCGCCGCCGCACAGGACTGCCTGCTCACCGAAGAGGTCCGTTTCGGTTTCTTCGGTGAAGGTGGTCTCGATGACGCCGGCACGGGTGCCGCCGATGGCCTTGGCGTAGGACAGTGCCAGTTCCTTGGCCTTGCCGGATGCGTTCTGCTCCACGGCAATCAGGTCAGGGACGCCGCGGCCGGCTTCGAATTCGCGGCGCACAATGTGGCCCGGACCCTTGGGTGCGACCAGGGCAACGTCGACGTCGGCCGGCGGCTGGATGTAGCCGTAGCGGATGTTGAAGCCGTGGCCGAAGAACAGTGCGTCGCCGGACTGCAGGTTCGGGGCGATCTCCTCGGCGTAGACAAAGCGCTGGACCTGGTCCGGGGTAAGGACCATGATCAGGTCGGCTTCGGCGACGGCGTCGGCGACGTTGAGTACGCGAAGGCCCTCAGCCTCGGCCTTGGCCCGGGAGGCGGAGCCTTCCTTCAGTCCCACACGGACGTCGACGCCGGAGTCGCGGAGGCTGAGTGCGTGGGCGTGGCCCTGGCTGCCGTAGCCGATGACGGCGACCGTGCGGCCCTGGATGATGGACAGATCGGCGTCGTCGTCGTAGTACATGTCAGTCACTGTGGTTATCTCCTACTGGTTTCCTGGATGAAGGTCTGGGGTGGAACTCAGGCGCTGCGCAGGGCGCGGTCGCTCATGGATTTTGAGCCGCGGCCTACGGCCAGAGTTCCGGATTGGACTATTTCGCGGATGCCAAAGGGCTCAAGCACTGACAACAGCGCGTTGAGCTTCTCGGCGGTGCCTGTTGCCTCGACGATGAGCGAGTCTGTGGACACGTCCACCACTGAGGCGCGGAACAGCTCGGCTGCCTGGGTTACCTGCAGCCGGGTTGCGGCATCCGCGCGAACCTTGACCAGGATGTGGTCGCGTTGCACGGAGGAATCGGGAACAAGCTCAACAATCTTGATGACGTTGATGAGTTTGTTCAGCTGTTTGGTGACCTGCTCCAGCAAGTCACCCTCGGCGTCGACCACCACCGTGATCCGGGACATGCCCGGCACCTCGGAGGGGCCTACGGCCAAAGAATTGATGTTGAAGGCCCGGCGGGCGAACAGTGAGGCTACGCGGGTCAGTACGCCGGGAACGTCTTCTACCAGCACGGAAAGGGTGTGGCGGGCCATGTCCTAATCCTCCTCTTCCCAGGTGGGGGTCATGTTGCGGGCAATCTGGATCAGGTCATTGCTGACCCCGGTGGGGACCATCGGCCACACCATGGAATCGCGGCTGACCACGAAGTCGATGACCACGGGGCGGTCATTGATCTCCAGGGCCTTGGCGATGGTGGCATCGATGTCCTCGTCGCGTTCGCAGCGCAGGCCCACGCAGCCATAGGCGTCGGCCAGCTTCACGAAGTCCGGAACCCGGACCGTGTCATGTCCGGTGTTGAGGTCCGTGTTGGAGTAGCGCGACTCGTAGAAGAGGGTCTGCCACTGCCGCACCATGCCCAGCGAGGAGTTGTTGATGATGGCAACCTTGATCGGGATGTTGTTGATCAGGCAGGTGGCCAGTTCCTGGTTGGTCATCTGGAAGCAGCCGTCACCGTCAATGGCCCAGACCACGCGGTCCGGGTTGCCCACCTTGGCCCCCATGGCCGCCGGCACGGAGTAGCCCATGGTGCCCAGCCCGCCGGAATTCAGCCAGGCGCGGGGACGCTCATACTTGATGAACTGCGCGGACCACATCTGGTGCTGCCCGACGCCGGCCACGTAAACGCCTTCGGGACCGGTCAGGGCTCCGATGCGTTCAATGACCTTCTGCGGCGCCATCAGGCCGTCTTCCGGCTCGGCGTAACCGATGGGGTACGTTTCCCGCAGCCGGTCCAGCACGGCCCACCAGGCCGAGATGTCCGGCTTCTCGGTTTCGAACTGGCTCCGCACGGCATCGGTGAGCTCGGGGATGATTTCCTTCACCGAACCGACAATCGGCACGTCCGCGGCACGGTTCTTGGAGATTTCCGCGGGGTCGATGTCCGCGTGGATGACCTTGGCGCCGGGTGCGAAGGAGCTGAGCACGCCGGTGACCCGGTCATCGAAGCGGGCGCCGAGGGTGATCAGCAGATCGGACTGCTGCAGTGCGGTCACGGCGGAGACCGAACCGTGCATACCAGGCATGCCCACGTGCTGCGGGTGCGAGTCGGGGAACACACCGCGGGCCATCAGGGTGGTGACCACCGGGGCGCCCACCAGTTCGGCCAGTTCCAGCAGTTCGGCCGAGGCGTTGGCCTTGAGCACACCGCCGCCCACGTAGAACACCGGCCGCTGCGAGGCCGTGATCAGGCGTGCCGCTTCGCGAACCTGCTTGGAGTGTCCGCGCACCACGGTGCGGTAGCCCTGCAGGTCGATCTTGGGCGGCCAGGAGAAAACGGTTTTGGCCTGCTGGGCGTCCTTGGAGACGTCCACCAGCACCGGACCCGGCCGGCCCGAGGTCGCAATGTGGAAGGCCTCAGCCAGCACGCGCGGAATGTCCGCGGCGTCGGTGACCAGGTAGGAGTGCTTGGTGATGGGCATCGTGATGCCCACAATGTCGGCTTCCTGGAACGCGTCCGAGCCGATAAACGCACTGGAGACCTGCCCGGTGATGGCGACCATGGGCACTGAGTCCATGTGCGCGTCGGCAATGGCGGTGACCAGGTTGGTGGCACCGGGGCCCGACGTCGCGATGCAGACACCCGCGCGGCCGGTCACCATGGCATAACCTTCGGCAGCGTGTCCGGCGCCCTGCTCATGCCGGACCAGGACGTGGCGGATCTTCTTCGAATCCATCAGGGGATCATAGGTGGGCAGGATGGCGCCGCCGGGCAGTCCGAAGACCTCGTCTACGCCAAGCTCCTCCAGGGACCGGACTAGGGCCTGGGAACCGGTCATTTCGATGGGCGGAACAATGTTGTTAGGCCCTTGGATCCGATCATCCACGGCATAGGCGGAGGACATGGAACTTGCTACGTCTTTGGTCTTGGCTGCTGCCGCGCGTGCGGCGGCGTTTGCCTTCGAGGCCATCAGCGAAGGGCTGATTGGCGATCCCTTACTCATTGGAACTTCCTTTGCGGATACTGATCCATTGTCTGTGCGGCGGCCTGCCCGGGTTGTGCCCGGTTGGGCTTTTTTATGCTTAGCGAAGCCAAAACTGACGAAGCCAATAAAAAAACCCCTCGTGCCGGTTGGCTCCGTAGGGGTTCGCGCGTGACGTCTTAGACAAGTCGGGCTATTACGCCACGCGCTTGATAAGGACGACGGGTACGATCTGCATACCGTTCAGTCTTGCGGTCCCCTGCGGGGGTGTCAATCTAATGAGACGCCCGTCTCACTATGTGGACGTGGTGTCTGTCTTTTGGACATGCCTGTCCGGTACCCCTCCATGCCAAGCCGGCATGGTACTCCCCCCACCCGGTTCTGCCGCCCACACGAGGCGGCAGGGCTTAATAAGGCTGCAAGGCCTTAGGGGCCCCGGTGGCCAGGCGCTCCAGCGCCTGACCACCGGGGAGGCCTATCAGCCGCCGCAGTAAGCGCCGGTGGAGGCCGAGTTGACCATCTTGGCGTACTTGGCCAGGACACCCTTGGTGAACTTGGCCGGCAGAGGCTGCCAGCCGACCTTGCGGGCCTCGAGCTCCTCCGGCTCCACCAGCAGGTCGAAGCTGCGGGCGGCAATGTCCACGCGGATCCGGTCGCCGTCCTTCACGAAGGCGATGGGACCGCCGTCGACCGCTTCCGGGGCCACGTGGCCGATGCACAGGCCTGTGGTGCCGCCGGAGAACCGGCCGTCGGTGAGCAGCAGGACATCCTTGCCCAGGCCGGCGCCCTTGATGGCACCGGTGATGGCGAGCATCTCGCGCATGCCCGGGCCGCCCTTGGGGCCTTCGTAGCGGATCACGACGACGTCGCCGGCGTGGATCTGTCCGGCGTCCAGGGCATCCAGGGCGCCCTGTTCTCGTTCGAAGACGCGGGCGGTGCCCTCGAAGACGTCCGCGTCGAAGCCGGCTGACTTAACGACGGCGCCTTCGGGAGCCATGGAGCCCTTCAGCACGGTGATGCCGCCGGTCTTGTGGATGGGGTTGTCCATGGCGCGGAGCACCTTGCCGTCCGGATCCGGCGGGTTGATCGATGCGAGGTTCTCCGCGACGGTCTTGCCGGTGACGGTGAGGCAGTCGCCGTGAATCAGGCCGGCGTCGAGCAGTGCCTTCATGATCACCGGCACGCCGCCGATCTTGTCGACGTCGAACATCACGTAGCGGCCGAACGGCTTCAGGTCCCCCAGGTGCGGGATCTTGTCGCCGATGCGGTTGAAGTCGTCCAGCGTGAGGTCCACTTCAGCCTCGCGGGCGATGGCGAGCAGATGCAGGACCGCGTTTGTGGAGCCGCCGAAGGCCATGGTGACCGCGATGGCGTTTTCGAAGGCCTTCTTGGTCATGATGTCCCGGGCGGTGATGCCCTTGCGCAGCAGGTTGACCACGGCTTCGCCGGATTTGCGGGCGAATTCGTCACGGCGGCGGTCGGCCGAGGGCGGTGCGGCGGAACCGGGCAGGGACATGCCCAGCGCCTCGCCGATGCAGGCCATGGTGTTCGCCGTGTACATGCCGCCGCAGGCACCTTCACCCGGGCAGATGGCCCGTTCAATGGTGTCCAGGTCCTTGAGGCTCATCTTTCCGGCGGCGCAGGCGCCGACGGCTTCGAAGGCGTCAATAAGGGTGACTTCACGCTCGGTGCCGTCTTCCATCTTGGCGAAGCCGGGCATGATGGAGCCCGCGTAGAGGAAGACGCTGGAGAGATCCAGGCGCGCTGCGGCCATCAGCATGCCGGGCAGGGACTTGTCGCAGCCGGCCAGGAGCACCGAGCCGTCGAGACGCTCGGCCATCATCACGGTTTCCACGGAGTCGGCAATGACTTCGCGGGAGACCAGGGAGAAGTGCATGCCTTCATGGCCCATGGAGATGCCGTCCGAAACGGAGATGGTTCCGAACTGCATGGGGAACCCGCCGCCGGCATGGACGCCTTCCTTGGCGCCCTGGGCCAGCCGGTTCAGGGACAGGTTGCAGGGGGTGATTTCGTTCCAGGAACTGGCGATGCCGATCTGCGGTTTGGCGAAATCATCGTCGCCCATACCGACGGCTCGGAACATACCGCGGGCGGGTGCTGCATGAATCCCGTCCGTGACGACACGGCTGCGGGGCTTGATATCCGGTGTATTTTCCACGCTCATAGCTAAATCCTAGGACTTAAGCCGGCGGCGTTCGCTCTGTGACGGGCGCGTGCTCCCCTTGTTACGGCCCGTGAACAGGAGATGAAGTTCCCGGCACCCGCCGGGGCGGGGTTCCCGGATAGGGGGAGCGTGTTCATAGACTGGGGAAATGACATCGGATAGAGAATCCAGCAGTCCGGACGCCCACGCGGATACGGGAGCCAGCGATCAGCTCAAGCTCGTGCTCCGCCGCGTCTTCGAAACCCAGATTCCGAATTACGGTGACTACAACCTGGTCTGCGCCACCCCGGGGCTCGACGGCGAGACCGGGTTTTATGTGCTGGGCTACCGCTGGCGCCCGGCCGAACTGGTCTTTGCCCCGTTCGACGTCGACTCCCTCGCGGCACTTGAAGCACCCACAGCCATCAACACTACGAATCTGTCCCACACTGATGAACTCGGCACGGATGCGTACGAGGTGGGCACCAACACCGGACGCATCTTCCGCTTCAGCGTCCTTCCGCAGGCCGCGCTCCCGGCCGAAGGCTCATCCACCCTGCTGGAGCAGGCTGCTGACTGGACCGATTTCCGTTCCTTTGTGCAGTCCTACCTGGACCTCGCGTAGCACCGCGACCACTGACCGGCTGCGGTCCGCTGCCCGCGGACCGGATCTTCGGAAGCTATTCCCACGGACCGCGCCGGACCAGGTTCATTGGTTCCCGGCCCTGAGCCAGCAAGGCGACCTGCTTACGCAAAAAGGCCTCGATCCGCGGCTGGAAGGCTCCCGTGTTCCCGCCCCAGTGCGGGGTGATGATGGCTCCCGGCGCACTTCGGAGCGGATGGTCCGAGGGCATGGGTTCAGGATCAAAAACATCCAGGGCGGCCCGCAGCCGGCCGGAGGACACCTCCTTGGTCAGTGCTTCACTGTCCACCACCGCCCCGCGTGCCACGTTCACTACGAGGGCGCCGTCCGGCAGTGCCGCCAGCACGCGGGCATCCACGAGGTGCCGGGTCTGGCCGTTCAGGGGCGTGATCACCACCAGGATGTCCGCGCCCGCAGCGAGGTCGATCAGTTCGTCGGTGCCGTGAACCTTCCCGTCCTCATCAGTGCGTGCGCTCCGGCCCACCCGGGTCAGTTCAACCTCGAAGGGCCGAAGGCGGGCAGCAATCTCATTCCCGATGCCGCCGACGCCCACCAGCAGTACCCGGCGGTCCGCCAGTCCGGGCCAGCGAATGGCTTCCCAGCGTCCCTCTGACTGTGCCCGGACGGCCTCGTCGATTCCCCGTTGGGACGCGAGCATCAGCGTGAGTGCCATTTCAGCCGTGGCAGCGGCGTGCACGCCTGCGGCGCTGGCAATGGCAGTGCCCGGTTCCACCAGTTCGGGCAGGCCGTCATACCCGGTGGACTGTGCCTGGAGCAGGGCAAGGTCCGGAACCCGGGACAGTGCGGCACCGTAGTTGCCCGGAAGGTAGGGAAAGACCACGGCGTCAATCTCGGAGTACTCCGCACCCTCGGGCTCACCGTCCAGATCCCAGAGCACCGCGCGGATTCCCTCCGGCAGGGGCTGCAGGGCGGAGAGCAGTTCAGCGCTGGGAACGGTGAGGACACGTACGGGGCGGGATTCGACGTCGGCCATGCGTGCCAGCCTAGCCGGATGCCCTTCATCACCGGCTATGGACACGGCCGGCCACCGGCCGTAACGTCGGACTGTGCCTTCCGCCGACCGAAGGAGGCCCCGTGGCTCGGAAATCGGTTCTTTTCACCGCCCTTGGACTCGGATCAGCCGCCACCGTGTGGACGGCCCGCCGGCTGCGCATGCTGCTGGCACACGGCGCGGTGCAGATGGCCGCGGGCCCCGCCCCCGGTCCGGAAGCCGAACGGACCGCACCGCAACCGACGGCGGCAAACGGAGCCCCGCCCCAGGCGACCACGGTGACCACCGGGGATCCCGCCTCGAACCTGCCGGCCCGGACCTGGGTAGTGGATAACGGCTCGGATTGGGACGGAAATCCCGGCGAACTGGTTATCCTCCCCTGCAACCGGACTGCCCGGGGCCACGAATCCAAGTGAAACAGCCCACAAAACGGGTCCGGATTTCATTCTTCGGCAAAACTGCTGGTAGTGTTTCATGTCGTTGCTGATGCAGCCACGGAGGAATATCCGCGGTTTACACGGCATCGAATGCGCACCTCTAGCTCAATTGGCAGAGCAATTGACTCTTAATCAATGGGTTCCGGGTTCAAGTCCCGGGGGGTGCACCAACTGCCCCGTCCGATCAGGTTATTCGCCTGAACGGGCGGGGTTTTTTGTGCTTCGCCACTGCTGTCCCGAGGTCTGCGGCGGTTTCGCGCTCCGGGTCGGGACGTGGTAGTGTTTCATGTCGTTGCGGAGATCGAACCGCGCTTCACGGCGCAGCGAGTTCGTCTCTGTGAAGATGCACCTCTAGCTCAATTGGCAGAGCAATTGACTCTTAATCAATGGGTTCCGGGTTCAAGTCCCGGGGGGTGCACAGCGAGAAACCCCGTCCGGCCAGGCCCAGTGCCCGGCCAGGCGGGGTTTTCTGTTGCCGGCGCCGGGTGCCGAACCCTAGTCGCCTTTTACGTTCACGATCTGCCGCAGCACGTGCCGCACCGACACCAGGTCCTTCGCATCCGCCATCACCGTGTCGATGTCCTTGTACGCAGCCGGGATTTCGTCAATGAAGGCGGCAGTGTCACGGTATTCAATGCCGGCCATGGCCTGCCGCAGCTGGTCCCGGCTGAACGTCCTGCGCGCCCGGGTGCGCGAAAACTGCCGGCCTGCTCCGTGCGGGGCCGAGTTCAGGGACGGAGCATAGCCCTTGCCTTCCACCACGTACGACGCCGTGCCCATGGAACCGGGGATCAGGCCGGCACGGCCGGGCGAGGCGTCAATGGCGCCCTTGCGTGAGAGCCAGACCTTCCTGCCGTAGTGTTCTTCCACTTCCGTGTAATTGTGGTGGCAGTTGATCCGCTCCCGTTCCAGCACCCGCTCCCCCGTCCACGCACCGAAGCACGCCAGGACGCGGTCCATCATTTCCTCCCGGTTCAGGAGGGCGAATTTCTGCGCCCACATCAGTTCCGCTATGTAGCGGTCAAACTCCGGGGTGCCTTCCTCCAGGTAGGCAAGGTCCCGGTCGGGCAGCTTAATGGAGCGTCCGGTGCAGTAGGTCTGTGCAGCCTTGATGTGCCGCTGTGCGATTTTGTTTCCCACCCCGCGGGATCCCGAGTGCAGGAACAGCCAGACCGACTCTTCCTCGTCCAGGGATACCTCGATGAAGTGGTTGCCGGAGCCGAGGCTGCCAAGCTGCAGGCGCCAGTCCCGGAGATAAGCTGCAGGATCAAACCCGGCCGCGGCGGCGTCGTCGGCCAGTTCCCCTGTCCGGGTCCCGGCGGATGCGGTGAGGACCTTGTTGTTATGTCCGGCGGAAAGCGGAACGGCCCGTTCAATGGCCTCCCGCAGTTTCCGGTGGTCCAGGCCCGCTATGTCCGAAGCCCGGTGTCCGGTCCGGACCGCGATCATGCCGCAGCCGATATCGACGCCGACGGCGGCCGGAACGACAGCACCCAGTGCAGG from Arthrobacter zhangbolii includes the following:
- a CDS encoding 2-hydroxyacid dehydrogenase; its protein translation is MADVESRPVRVLTVPSAELLSALQPLPEGIRAVLWDLDGEPEGAEYSEIDAVVFPYLPGNYGAALSRVPDLALLQAQSTGYDGLPELVEPGTAIASAAGVHAAATAEMALTLMLASQRGIDEAVRAQSEGRWEAIRWPGLADRRVLLVGVGGIGNEIAARLRPFEVELTRVGRSARTDEDGKVHGTDELIDLAAGADILVVITPLNGQTRHLVDARVLAALPDGALVVNVARGAVVDSEALTKEVSSGRLRAALDVFDPEPMPSDHPLRSAPGAIITPHWGGNTGAFQPRIEAFLRKQVALLAQGREPMNLVRRGPWE
- the ilvD gene encoding dihydroxy-acid dehydratase; translation: MSVENTPDIKPRSRVVTDGIHAAPARGMFRAVGMGDDDFAKPQIGIASSWNEITPCNLSLNRLAQGAKEGVHAGGGFPMQFGTISVSDGISMGHEGMHFSLVSREVIADSVETVMMAERLDGSVLLAGCDKSLPGMLMAAARLDLSSVFLYAGSIMPGFAKMEDGTEREVTLIDAFEAVGACAAGKMSLKDLDTIERAICPGEGACGGMYTANTMACIGEALGMSLPGSAAPPSADRRRDEFARKSGEAVVNLLRKGITARDIMTKKAFENAIAVTMAFGGSTNAVLHLLAIAREAEVDLTLDDFNRIGDKIPHLGDLKPFGRYVMFDVDKIGGVPVIMKALLDAGLIHGDCLTVTGKTVAENLASINPPDPDGKVLRAMDNPIHKTGGITVLKGSMAPEGAVVKSAGFDADVFEGTARVFEREQGALDALDAGQIHAGDVVVIRYEGPKGGPGMREMLAITGAIKGAGLGKDVLLLTDGRFSGGTTGLCIGHVAPEAVDGGPIAFVKDGDRIRVDIAARSFDLLVEPEELEARKVGWQPLPAKFTKGVLAKYAKMVNSASTGAYCGG
- the ilvC gene encoding ketol-acid reductoisomerase, producing the protein MTDMYYDDDADLSIIQGRTVAVIGYGSQGHAHALSLRDSGVDVRVGLKEGSASRAKAEAEGLRVLNVADAVAEADLIMVLTPDQVQRFVYAEEIAPNLQSGDALFFGHGFNIRYGYIQPPADVDVALVAPKGPGHIVRREFEAGRGVPDLIAVEQNASGKAKELALSYAKAIGGTRAGVIETTFTEETETDLFGEQAVLCGGASQLIQYGFETLTEAGYQPQVAYFEVLHELKLIVDLMVEGGIAKQRWSVSDTAEYGDYVSGPRVIDESVKENMKAVLADIQSGAFAKRFIDDQDAGAPEFKELRQKGEDHPIEATGRELRKLFSWIKNEDDYTEGSVAR
- the ilvN gene encoding acetolactate synthase small subunit codes for the protein MARHTLSVLVEDVPGVLTRVASLFARRAFNINSLAVGPSEVPGMSRITVVVDAEGDLLEQVTKQLNKLINVIKIVELVPDSSVQRDHILVKVRADAATRLQVTQAAELFRASVVDVSTDSLIVEATGTAEKLNALLSVLEPFGIREIVQSGTLAVGRGSKSMSDRALRSA
- a CDS encoding RtcB family protein, with amino-acid sequence MEQRISEKYLNFASVIDEATLAQNRLTAQMPFIYPHLASMPDAHLGKGAAVGSVIPALGAVVPAAVGVDIGCGMIAVRTGHRASDIAGLDHRKLREAIERAVPLSAGHNNKVLTASAGTRTGELADDAAAAGFDPAAYLRDWRLQLGSLGSGNHFIEVSLDEEESVWLFLHSGSRGVGNKIAQRHIKAAQTYCTGRSIKLPDRDLAYLEEGTPEFDRYIAELMWAQKFALLNREEMMDRVLACFGAWTGERVLERERINCHHNYTEVEEHYGRKVWLSRKGAIDASPGRAGLIPGSMGTASYVVEGKGYAPSLNSAPHGAGRQFSRTRARRTFSRDQLRQAMAGIEYRDTAAFIDEIPAAYKDIDTVMADAKDLVSVRHVLRQIVNVKGD
- a CDS encoding acetolactate synthase large subunit translates to MSKGSPISPSLMASKANAAARAAAAKTKDVASSMSSAYAVDDRIQGPNNIVPPIEMTGSQALVRSLEELGVDEVFGLPGGAILPTYDPLMDSKKIRHVLVRHEQGAGHAAEGYAMVTGRAGVCIATSGPGATNLVTAIADAHMDSVPMVAITGQVSSAFIGSDAFQEADIVGITMPITKHSYLVTDAADIPRVLAEAFHIATSGRPGPVLVDVSKDAQQAKTVFSWPPKIDLQGYRTVVRGHSKQVREAARLITASQRPVFYVGGGVLKANASAELLELAELVGAPVVTTLMARGVFPDSHPQHVGMPGMHGSVSAVTALQQSDLLITLGARFDDRVTGVLSSFAPGAKVIHADIDPAEISKNRAADVPIVGSVKEIIPELTDAVRSQFETEKPDISAWWAVLDRLRETYPIGYAEPEDGLMAPQKVIERIGALTGPEGVYVAGVGQHQMWSAQFIKYERPRAWLNSGGLGTMGYSVPAAMGAKVGNPDRVVWAIDGDGCFQMTNQELATCLINNIPIKVAIINNSSLGMVRQWQTLFYESRYSNTDLNTGHDTVRVPDFVKLADAYGCVGLRCERDEDIDATIAKALEINDRPVVIDFVVSRDSMVWPMVPTGVSNDLIQIARNMTPTWEEED